Proteins from a genomic interval of Streptococcus oralis:
- a CDS encoding energy-coupling factor transporter transmembrane component T gives MTDKTLISGAPRVKLKWYQVIDPITKLLFILDMTLLSFASMNLLLQAGLILVATLLLLFSKLSSTTFKALGFSLFLICTMLIIQGLFYSRNQTVLFSVLGVSFYKEGLIYATTLSCRVLVIILTSGFFMVTTSISENAAYLELSGLSYKTVYVLMSVCYILPEMMRNMRKIQQAQKVRGTNPQKTLIQKLKSVLPVLIPLVIKTLDQSMTRSISLQLRGFDNLNRTVRTSQRVYRLSRTLHIGLTGLAILLIGWKIWTKINGL, from the coding sequence ATGACTGATAAAACATTGATTTCTGGAGCGCCACGGGTCAAGCTCAAGTGGTACCAGGTGATCGATCCGATTACTAAGCTCTTGTTCATCTTGGACATGACGTTGTTGAGCTTTGCCAGTATGAATTTATTGCTTCAGGCCGGATTAATTCTTGTCGCAACACTGCTATTGTTATTTTCCAAATTGAGTTCTACCACCTTTAAGGCGCTGGGATTCAGCCTGTTTCTGATTTGCACCATGCTGATCATCCAAGGGTTATTTTACAGTCGGAATCAAACTGTGCTGTTTTCTGTGCTTGGGGTGTCGTTCTACAAAGAAGGCCTGATTTACGCCACCACTCTGAGTTGTCGAGTATTGGTGATTATTTTGACCAGTGGCTTTTTTATGGTGACCACGAGTATTTCAGAAAACGCGGCCTATTTGGAACTGTCCGGATTGTCTTATAAAACCGTCTACGTTCTGATGTCGGTGTGTTATATTTTGCCGGAAATGATGCGCAATATGCGGAAAATCCAGCAGGCACAAAAAGTTCGCGGAACCAATCCGCAAAAAACGTTGATTCAGAAATTAAAGTCAGTCCTGCCGGTTCTAATTCCATTGGTGATTAAGACCTTGGATCAATCGATGACGCGGTCGATTTCTCTCCAACTGAGAGGTTTTGATAATCTCAACCGGACTGTCAGAACCTCCCAGCGCGTGTATCGCCTGTCGCGGACGCTGCACATTGGTCTGACTGGATTGGCAATTTTATTGATTGGGTGGAAGATATGGACGAAGATAAACGGATTGTAA
- a CDS encoding ATP-binding cassette domain-containing protein: MIEYKNVALRYTEKDVLRDVNLRIENGEFMVLVGPSGSGKTTMIKMINRLLEPTDGNIYMDGKRIKDYNERELRLSTGYVLQAIALFPNLTVAENIALIPEMKGWTKEKIAKKTEELLAKVGLPVAEYGHRLPSALSGGEQQRVGIVRAMIGQPKILLMDEPFSALDAISRKQLQVLTKELHKEFGMTTIFVTHDTDEALKLADRIAVLQDGEICQVANPETILKAPATEFVADLFGGSVHD; the protein is encoded by the coding sequence ATGATTGAATACAAAAATGTAGCGCTACGCTATACAGAAAAGGATGTTTTGAGAGATGTCAATTTACGGATTGAGAATGGGGAGTTCATGGTTTTAGTTGGGCCTTCTGGGTCCGGTAAGACGACCATGATTAAGATGATTAACCGTCTTTTGGAACCCACTGATGGAAATATTTATATGGATGGCAAGCGCATCAAAGACTATAATGAGCGTGAACTTCGTCTTTCTACTGGTTATGTTTTACAGGCCATTGCTCTGTTTCCCAATCTAACGGTTGCAGAAAATATTGCTCTCATTCCTGAGATGAAGGGCTGGACTAAGGAAAAAATTGCGAAGAAAACAGAAGAGCTTTTAGCTAAAGTTGGCTTGCCAGTAGCTGAGTATGGGCATCGACTTCCGAGTGCATTATCTGGTGGAGAACAGCAACGGGTCGGGATTGTCCGTGCCATGATTGGTCAGCCTAAGATCCTCCTCATGGATGAGCCCTTTTCAGCTCTAGATGCAATTTCGAGAAAACAGTTGCAGGTTCTGACGAAAGAATTGCATAAAGAGTTTGGGATGACAACGATTTTTGTGACCCATGATACGGATGAGGCCTTGAAGTTGGCGGACCGTATTGCTGTCTTGCAGGATGGAGAGATTTGTCAGGTGGCGAATCCCGAGACGATTTTAAAAGCTCCTGCCACAGAATTTGTAGCAGACTTGTTTGGAGGTAGTGTTCATGACTAA
- a CDS encoding ABC transporter permease/substrate-binding protein, translating to MTNLIATFQDRFSDWLTALSQHLQLSLLTLLLAIFIAVPLAVFLRYHEKMADWVLQIAGIFQTIPSLALLGLFIPLMGIGTLPALTALVIYAIFPILQNTITGLKGIDPSLQEAGIAFGMTRWERLKKFEIPLAMPVIMSGIRTAAVLIIGTATLAALIGAGGLGSFILLGIDRNNTSLILIGALSSAVLAIAFNFLLKVMEKAKLRTIFSGFALVTLLLGLSYSPALLAQKEKENLVIAGKLGPEPEILANMYKLLIEENTSMTATVKPNFGKTSFLYEALKKGDIDIYPEFTGTVTESLLQPSPKVGHEPDQVYQVARDGIAKQDHLAYLKPMSYQNTYAVAVPKKIAQEYGLKTISDLKKVEGQLKAGFTLEFNDREDGNKGLQSMYGLNLNVATMEPALRYQAIQSGDIQITDAYSTDAELARYDLQVLEDDKQLFPPYQGAPLMKEALLKKHPELETVLNKLAGKITESQMSQLNYQVGVEGKSAEQVAKEFLQEQGLLKK from the coding sequence ATGACTAATTTAATTGCAACTTTTCAGGATCGTTTTAGTGATTGGTTGACAGCTCTATCTCAACATTTGCAGTTGTCACTTTTGACCCTGTTACTGGCTATTTTTATTGCAGTCCCCTTAGCGGTATTTCTTCGTTATCATGAAAAGATGGCGGACTGGGTCTTGCAGATTGCAGGGATTTTCCAGACTATCCCTTCTTTGGCCTTGTTGGGACTCTTTATTCCCTTGATGGGAATTGGAACCTTGCCTGCTTTGACAGCACTAGTGATTTATGCGATTTTTCCGATTTTGCAAAATACCATCACGGGGCTAAAGGGAATTGATCCAAGTCTGCAAGAGGCTGGGATTGCCTTTGGGATGACTAGATGGGAGCGTCTCAAGAAGTTTGAAATTCCACTTGCCATGCCTGTCATTATGTCTGGGATTCGGACGGCAGCTGTCTTGATTATCGGTACGGCGACCTTGGCAGCCTTGATTGGGGCAGGCGGACTGGGTTCCTTTATCCTTTTGGGAATTGACCGTAATAATACTAGTCTGATTTTGATTGGAGCCCTTTCTTCTGCAGTGCTGGCCATTGCCTTTAACTTCCTGCTAAAAGTGATGGAAAAAGCAAAATTGCGGACGATTTTCTCTGGTTTTGCCTTGGTGACCTTATTGCTCGGTCTGTCTTATAGTCCAGCCCTCTTAGCTCAAAAAGAGAAAGAAAACTTGGTGATTGCTGGGAAATTGGGACCAGAACCAGAAATTTTGGCTAATATGTATAAACTCCTAATTGAGGAAAATACCAGTATGACTGCGACTGTTAAACCGAATTTTGGGAAAACAAGCTTCCTCTATGAAGCTCTGAAAAAAGGCGATATTGATATCTATCCTGAATTTACCGGTACGGTGACTGAAAGTTTGCTTCAGCCATCACCCAAGGTAGGTCATGAGCCGGATCAGGTTTATCAGGTGGCGCGTGATGGCATTGCCAAACAGGATCATCTAGCCTATCTCAAACCTATGTCTTATCAAAATACCTACGCTGTAGCTGTTCCGAAAAAAATTGCTCAAGAATATGGCTTGAAGACTATTTCGGACTTGAAAAAAGTGGAAGGACAGTTGAAGGCAGGCTTTACACTCGAATTTAATGACCGTGAAGATGGAAATAAGGGCTTGCAATCAATGTATGGTCTCAATCTCAACGTAGCGACCATGGAGCCAGCTCTTCGCTATCAGGCAATTCAGTCGGGCGATATTCAAATCACAGATGCCTATTCGACGGATGCAGAATTGGCGCGTTATGATTTACAGGTCTTGGAAGATGACAAGCAACTCTTCCCACCTTATCAAGGGGCTCCTCTTATGAAAGAAGCTCTTCTCAAGAAACATCCTGAGTTGGAGACAGTTCTCAATAAATTGGCTGGTAAAATTACTGAAAGCCAGATGAGCCAGCTCAACTACCAAGTCGGTGTTGAAGGCAAGTCAGCAGAACAAGTAGCCAAGGAGTTTCTACAAGAACAAGGATTGTTGAAGAAATAG
- a CDS encoding O-antigen ligase family protein — translation MKSIGLLDKIRGLSKKDFFLYLMIISIFLPFYLFLALFALYLIGLLVTGEMKGIIKGLIKHPVLLFFIAYSSIISIVAKNWLGLVASLLMFLFLIFFSFYQKRLTHAFFRLILQTILFGSVLSAAFATLEHFQIVKKFNYAFLSPNMQVWHQNRAEVTFFNPNYYGIICCFCIMIAFYLFTTTKLRWLKVFCVLAGFVNLFGLNFTQNRTAFPAIIAGAIIYLFTTIKNWKAFWLSIGVFAIGLSFLFSSDLGVRMGTLDSSMEERISIWDAGMALFKQNPFWGEGPLTYMHSYPRINAPYHEHAHSLYIDTILSYGIVGTILLALSSVAPVRLMMDMSQESGKRPIIGLYLSFLTVVAVHGIFDLALFWIQSGFIFLLVMCSIPLERRTLVSDMTD, via the coding sequence TTGAAATCAATTGGATTACTGGATAAGATAAGAGGGCTTTCGAAAAAAGATTTCTTTTTGTATTTGATGATCATAAGTATCTTTTTACCTTTTTATTTGTTCTTAGCGCTCTTTGCTTTATATTTGATAGGTTTACTTGTTACTGGGGAGATGAAGGGAATTATCAAAGGATTAATCAAACATCCTGTACTTCTCTTTTTTATTGCTTACAGTAGTATCATCTCTATCGTTGCCAAGAACTGGCTTGGATTGGTTGCATCTTTACTGATGTTTCTCTTCCTCATTTTCTTTAGTTTTTACCAGAAACGTCTGACACATGCTTTCTTTCGACTGATACTGCAGACAATCTTGTTTGGTAGTGTGCTCTCTGCGGCTTTTGCCACTTTGGAGCATTTCCAAATTGTAAAGAAATTTAACTATGCCTTTCTTTCGCCCAATATGCAAGTATGGCACCAGAACCGTGCAGAGGTCACCTTCTTTAATCCTAACTACTATGGGATCATTTGTTGCTTCTGTATCATGATTGCCTTTTATCTCTTTACAACGACGAAGCTAAGATGGTTGAAAGTCTTTTGTGTGCTAGCAGGTTTTGTAAATCTTTTTGGTTTAAATTTCACGCAAAATAGAACAGCCTTTCCTGCTATTATCGCTGGAGCCATCATTTATCTCTTTACGACCATTAAAAACTGGAAGGCCTTTTGGCTTAGTATTGGGGTCTTTGCGATTGGCTTGAGTTTCCTTTTTTCTAGTGATTTGGGAGTTCGGATGGGAACTTTAGATTCTTCTATGGAAGAACGCATTTCTATCTGGGATGCTGGGATGGCCTTGTTTAAGCAAAATCCTTTTTGGGGGGAGGGGCCATTGACCTATATGCACTCTTATCCTCGGATAAATGCTCCTTATCATGAACATGCTCACAGCCTTTATATTGATACGATTCTGAGTTACGGAATTGTGGGAACCATTTTATTAGCTTTGTCTTCTGTTGCTCCTGTTCGTTTGATGATGGATATGAGTCAGGAGTCGGGGAAACGTCCAATTATCGGTCTTTATCTATCTTTCCTTACAGTGGTTGCTGTGCATGGAATCTTTGACTTGGCCCTTTTCTGGATTCAGTCAGGTTTCATTTTCTTGTTAGTTATGTGCAGTATTCCATTGGAGCGTCGAACTTTGGTATCAGACATGACGGATTAA
- the gtfA gene encoding sucrose phosphorylase, with product MTIQNKTMLITYSDSLGNNLKDLYKNLEEHFGDAIGGVHLLPFFPSTGDRGFAPVDYDEVDSAFGDWEDVKRLGEKYYLMFDFMINHISRQSKYYKDYQEKHEASEFKDLFLNWDKFWPENRPTQSDVDLIYKRKDRAPKQEIVFADGSVEHLWNTFGEEQIDLDVTKEVTMAFIRKTIQHLASNGCDLIRLDAFAYAVKKLDTNDFFVEPDIWDLLDKVRDIAAEYGTELLPEIHEHYSIQFKIADHDYYVYDFALPMVTLYTLYSSRTERLAKWLKMSPMKQFTTLDTHDGIGVVDVKDILTDEEVDYASNELYKVGANVKRKYSSAEYNNLDIYQINSTYYSALGDDDVKYFLARLIQAFAPGIPQLYYVGLLAGKNDLKLLEETKEGRNINRHYYSNEEIAEEVQRPVVKSLLNLFSFRNQSEAFDLEGTIDVETPTAHSIVIKRQNKDKSVTAVAEIDLQSQTYQVLENGRKIQF from the coding sequence ATGACCATTCAAAATAAAACTATGTTGATTACTTACTCAGATAGTCTGGGAAATAATCTTAAAGACTTATATAAGAATTTGGAAGAACATTTTGGCGATGCTATTGGAGGAGTTCACCTTCTACCATTTTTCCCATCAACAGGTGACCGTGGATTTGCGCCAGTTGACTATGATGAAGTGGATTCAGCTTTTGGTGATTGGGAGGACGTTAAGCGTTTAGGTGAGAAATATTATCTTATGTTTGACTTTATGATTAATCATATTTCTCGTCAATCCAAGTATTATAAGGACTATCAAGAAAAACATGAAGCCAGTGAATTTAAAGATCTCTTTTTAAACTGGGATAAGTTTTGGCCAGAGAACCGTCCGACACAGTCTGACGTAGATTTAATCTACAAGCGTAAGGATCGTGCACCAAAGCAAGAGATTGTTTTTGCAGATGGTTCAGTAGAACATTTGTGGAATACTTTTGGTGAGGAACAAATTGATCTTGATGTGACCAAAGAAGTAACGATGGCATTCATCCGTAAGACCATTCAGCACCTGGCAAGTAATGGTTGTGATTTGATTCGTCTAGATGCCTTTGCTTATGCAGTGAAGAAATTGGATACCAATGATTTCTTTGTGGAACCAGATATTTGGGATTTATTGGACAAAGTTCGAGATATCGCTGCTGAGTATGGGACAGAGCTCTTACCTGAGATTCATGAACACTATTCGATTCAGTTTAAAATAGCGGACCATGATTACTATGTTTACGATTTTGCCCTTCCAATGGTGACCCTTTATACTCTTTACAGTTCCAGAACAGAGCGCTTGGCTAAGTGGTTAAAGATGAGCCCGATGAAGCAATTTACGACACTAGATACTCATGATGGAATTGGAGTGGTGGATGTCAAAGATATCCTGACCGATGAGGAAGTTGACTATGCTTCAAATGAGCTCTATAAGGTTGGAGCAAATGTCAAACGGAAGTACTCCAGTGCAGAGTATAACAATCTAGATATCTACCAAATCAATTCAACCTACTATTCTGCGCTTGGAGATGATGATGTCAAGTATTTCCTCGCTCGTTTGATTCAAGCTTTTGCTCCAGGCATTCCTCAGCTTTACTATGTGGGGCTATTAGCAGGCAAGAATGACTTGAAATTGTTAGAAGAAACCAAAGAAGGTCGAAATATTAATCGCCATTACTATAGCAACGAGGAAATAGCAGAAGAAGTTCAACGTCCTGTGGTGAAGTCTCTTCTCAATCTATTTTCTTTCCGTAATCAATCAGAGGCCTTTGACCTAGAAGGAACTATTGACGTTGAAACACCAACAGCTCACAGCATTGTAATCAAACGTCAAAATAAAGACAAGTCCGTAACAGCAGTAGCAGAAATTGATTTGCAAAGTCAGACCTATCAAGTATTGGAAAACGGCAGAAAAATTCAGTTCTAG
- a CDS encoding MarR family winged helix-turn-helix transcriptional regulator, translating to MKDSHLVAHHIRLLNGRIFQKLLSQDPEALYRSEQGKILAVLWNSETGCATATDIALATGLTNNTLTTMIKKLEEQNLVTISPCGIDKRKKYVVLTELGSSQKDVGYRVSQKLDAIFYKGFTEEEIRQFEAFQERILANLKEEENGV from the coding sequence ATGAAAGATAGTCATTTAGTTGCCCATCATATTCGTTTGCTGAATGGGCGGATTTTTCAAAAGTTACTGAGTCAGGATCCGGAGGCTCTTTATCGAAGTGAACAGGGAAAGATTCTCGCTGTCTTATGGAATAGTGAAACTGGCTGTGCAACTGCGACAGATATTGCGCTGGCGACTGGTCTCACCAACAATACGCTCACAACCATGATAAAGAAACTTGAGGAGCAAAACCTGGTTACCATCAGTCCATGTGGAATAGACAAGAGAAAGAAGTATGTCGTTTTGACTGAACTTGGTTCGTCCCAGAAAGATGTTGGCTATCGTGTTAGTCAAAAGTTGGATGCAATTTTTTATAAAGGATTCACTGAGGAAGAAATTCGTCAGTTTGAAGCCTTTCAAGAAAGAATTTTGGCTAATCTGAAAGAGGAGGAAAATGGGGTTTAG